TCGGAATCGGGCTCGGAGACGATCCAGGTGTTCGTCCCGTCGAGCGTCATCGCGGAGGCGTTGGGCGCGAGGACGTTGACCGCGCGCGCGGTCGCGGGGCCCGAGAGAACCCCGCCGCGCGGCTGGCCGGGGAGAGCGGCGGCTTCGGTCATGCGGGGGCACCTGCCAGGGGATGGGTGGGGGGTGTGCGCGTGTTCAAGGGTGCGGGTGTGCTCGCCGGCGCGGTCATACGGGGGCTCCGCCGATCGGGATGTGCTTGGTGAACTCCTCGTGCCCCGGCCACGCGAGCACGATCTCACCGTCCTCCAGGCTGGCCTTGGCCAGGACAGGGGCCAGGTCACGCTCCAGAGCCCCGGCGAGGGCCCCGGACACGCTGTCGTACGGTGCCAGCGCTCGCAGGGTCGAGATCGTGGGCGGCAACATCAGCAGCTCGCCCTTGTCGTACGAGGCCGCCGCGGTGGCCGGTTCGATCCACACCGTGCGGTCAGCCTCCGTGGAGGCGTTGCGGGTGCGCTGGCCCCGCGGGAGCGCGGCGACGAAGAACCAGGTGTCGTAGCGGCGGGGCTCGAACTCCGGGGTGACCCAGCGGGCCCACGCCCCGAGGAGGTCCGAGCGGAGCACCAGTCCGCGGCGGTCCAGGAACTCGGCGAAGGACAGCTCCCGGGCGACCAGGGCCGCGCGGTCCGCCTCCCAGTCGTCGCCGGTGGTGTCGCCGACCACGGAATCGGCGGCCGGGCCCGCGAGCAGGACGCCCGCCTCCTCGTACGTCTCCCGTACGGCGGCGCAGACGACCGCCTGCGCGGACGTCTCGTCGGTGCCCAGGCCCAGCCGGGACGCCCACCACGCGCGCGTGGGCCCGGCCCAGCGGATCAGGTGGTCGTCGTCGCGCGGGTCGACTCCGCCGCCCGGATACGCGTACGCGCCCCCGGCGAAGGCCATGGAGGCGCGTCTGCGCAGCATGTGGACGACGGGGCCGCTGTCGGTGTCCTTCAGGAGCATGACAGTGGCCGCGCGCTTGGGGGTGACCGGGGTGAGGGTGCCTTCGGCGAGCCCGCGGATGAGGTCCGGCCACTCCGGTGGGTACCACTGCCCGTTCGCCATGGGCGGAGGCTATCCGGTGGTGGGCGCATGTTCGAGGTCGCGAGGGTTCTTTCGCCCCCGCCGCCCCTACCCGTCCCATCCCTGGGGGCTGCGCCCCCAGACCCCCCTTTCGGCCCTGAAGGGGCCTCGTCCTCAAACGCCGGACGGGCTAGAAATCGACCAGCTCTACCTGGACTTCGACCTCGACCGGCGCGTCAAGCGGCAGTACCGCCACTCCGACCGCGCTGCGGGCGTGGACGCCCTTGTCGCCCAGTACCTCACCGAGGAGTTCGCTCGCGCCGTTGATCACCCCGGGCTGCCCCGTGAAGTCCGGCGCCGAGGCGACGAAGCCGACGACCTTCACGA
This genomic interval from Streptomyces sp. B21-083 contains the following:
- a CDS encoding NUDIX hydrolase, with protein sequence MANGQWYPPEWPDLIRGLAEGTLTPVTPKRAATVMLLKDTDSGPVVHMLRRRASMAFAGGAYAYPGGGVDPRDDDHLIRWAGPTRAWWASRLGLGTDETSAQAVVCAAVRETYEEAGVLLAGPAADSVVGDTTGDDWEADRAALVARELSFAEFLDRRGLVLRSDLLGAWARWVTPEFEPRRYDTWFFVAALPRGQRTRNASTEADRTVWIEPATAAASYDKGELLMLPPTISTLRALAPYDSVSGALAGALERDLAPVLAKASLEDGEIVLAWPGHEEFTKHIPIGGAPV